The following proteins are encoded in a genomic region of Athene noctua chromosome 9, bAthNoc1.hap1.1, whole genome shotgun sequence:
- the SETD6 gene encoding N-lysine methyltransferase SETD6 isoform X3, whose product MASAPKRPKAAAGSSARGRGSADPLSGFLAWCGRAGVQLSPKVRLSREGAVAGYGLLAAAELEEGEVLFSVPRSAVLSQHTSSIQALLQEAQEALQSQSGWVPLLLALLYEYTASDSPWQPYFSLWQDFRSLDHPMFWPEEERTRLLQGTGIPEAVDKDLANIHLEYSSIILPFMKSHPSIFDPKLHTLDLYKQLVAFVMAYSFQEPLEEEDEDEKGPNPPMMVPVADILNHVANHNANLEYSPQCLRMVTTQPISKGQEIFNTYGQMANWQLLHMYGFAEPYPGNTNDTADIQMVTVREAALQREWHPQPPGHGRGRDLLNRPETGIRGDTRDMPVPQHFRRQRGSTAAAGLRAVGLLVPAGDGGGGGRLCAWLARGADRGRAVHDPEGAVHVRRRIQGV is encoded by the exons ATGGCGTCGGCGCCCAAGAGGCCCAAG GCGGCCGCCGGCAGCAGCGCCCGAGGGAGGGGCAGCGCCGATCCCCTCTCCGGCTTCCTGGCGTGGTGCGGGCGGGCCGGGGTGCAGCTCAGCCCCAAG GTCCGCCTGAGCAGGGAGGGGGCGGTGGCGGGGTACGGGCTGTTGGCcgccgcggagctggaggagggagaggttcTCTTCAGCGTCCCTCGCAGCGCCGTGCTGTCCCAGCACACCAGCTCCATCCAGGCCCTGCTGCAGGAAG CCCAGGAGGCCCTGCAGAGCCAGTCAGGGTGGGTGCCgctcctgctggccctgctgtATGAGTACACAGCCAGCGACTCGCCCTGGCAGCCTTATTTCTCCCTCTGGCAGGACTTCAGGAGCCTGGATCACCCCATGTTCTG GCCTGAAGAAGAGCGAACAAGGTTGCTGCAGGGCACGGGCATCCCAGAAGCTGTGGACAAGGACCTGGCTAACATCCACCTGGAGTACAGCTCCATCATCCTGCCTTTCATGAAGTCCCACCCCAGTATCTTTGACCCCAAGCTGCACACGCTGGACTTGTACAAGCAGCTGGTGGCATTTGTCATGGCCTACAG CTTTCAGGAGCCtttggaggaggaagatgaagatgagAAGGGGCCCAATCCTCCAATGATGGTGCCTGTAGCAGATATTTTGAATCATGTGGCCAACCACAATGCCAACCTGGAATACTCCCCT cagtgtTTACGAATGGTTACAACACAGCCCATCAGCAAGGGCCAAGAGATCTTCAACACCTATGGGCAGATGGCCAACTGGCAGCTCCTGCACATGTACGGCTTCGCAGAGCCCTACCCCGGCAACACCAACGACACGGCTGACATCCAGATGGTGACAGTGCGCGAGGCAGCGCTGCAGCGTGAGTGGCACCCGCAGCCACCAGGGCACGGACGGGGCAGGGATCTCTTAAATAGGCCTGAGACAGGGATCAGGGGTGACACCAGAGATATGCCTGTTCCGCAGCatttcag GCGCCAGAGGGgaagcacagcagcagctggtCTCCGAGCAGTGGGACTTCTTGTGCCAGCTGGAGATGGTGGGGGAGGAGGGCGCCTTTGTGCTTGGCTGGCACGAGGTGCTGACAGAGGAAGAGCTGTCCACGACCCTGAAG GTGCTGTGCATGTCAGAAGAAGAATTCAGGGAGTATAA
- the SETD6 gene encoding N-lysine methyltransferase SETD6 isoform X1 encodes MASAPKRPKAAAGSSARGRGSADPLSGFLAWCGRAGVQLSPKVRLSREGAVAGYGLLAAAELEEGEVLFSVPRSAVLSQHTSSIQALLQEAQEALQSQSGWVPLLLALLYEYTASDSPWQPYFSLWQDFRSLDHPMFWPEEERTRLLQGTGIPEAVDKDLANIHLEYSSIILPFMKSHPSIFDPKLHTLDLYKQLVAFVMAYSFQEPLEEEDEDEKGPNPPMMVPVADILNHVANHNANLEYSPQCLRMVTTQPISKGQEIFNTYGQMANWQLLHMYGFAEPYPGNTNDTADIQMVTVREAALQRARGEAQQQLVSEQWDFLCQLEMVGEEGAFVLGWHEVLTEEELSTTLKVLCMSEEEFREYKEKDGWEDDSEEEENSTLSNEALSRLKAPCKKLLYDSVLLTLESYGSDLKAEQDLLNNKEAYEKLSRREQQALHVRYGQKRILHQLLELVH; translated from the exons ATGGCGTCGGCGCCCAAGAGGCCCAAG GCGGCCGCCGGCAGCAGCGCCCGAGGGAGGGGCAGCGCCGATCCCCTCTCCGGCTTCCTGGCGTGGTGCGGGCGGGCCGGGGTGCAGCTCAGCCCCAAG GTCCGCCTGAGCAGGGAGGGGGCGGTGGCGGGGTACGGGCTGTTGGCcgccgcggagctggaggagggagaggttcTCTTCAGCGTCCCTCGCAGCGCCGTGCTGTCCCAGCACACCAGCTCCATCCAGGCCCTGCTGCAGGAAG CCCAGGAGGCCCTGCAGAGCCAGTCAGGGTGGGTGCCgctcctgctggccctgctgtATGAGTACACAGCCAGCGACTCGCCCTGGCAGCCTTATTTCTCCCTCTGGCAGGACTTCAGGAGCCTGGATCACCCCATGTTCTG GCCTGAAGAAGAGCGAACAAGGTTGCTGCAGGGCACGGGCATCCCAGAAGCTGTGGACAAGGACCTGGCTAACATCCACCTGGAGTACAGCTCCATCATCCTGCCTTTCATGAAGTCCCACCCCAGTATCTTTGACCCCAAGCTGCACACGCTGGACTTGTACAAGCAGCTGGTGGCATTTGTCATGGCCTACAG CTTTCAGGAGCCtttggaggaggaagatgaagatgagAAGGGGCCCAATCCTCCAATGATGGTGCCTGTAGCAGATATTTTGAATCATGTGGCCAACCACAATGCCAACCTGGAATACTCCCCT cagtgtTTACGAATGGTTACAACACAGCCCATCAGCAAGGGCCAAGAGATCTTCAACACCTATGGGCAGATGGCCAACTGGCAGCTCCTGCACATGTACGGCTTCGCAGAGCCCTACCCCGGCAACACCAACGACACGGCTGACATCCAGATGGTGACAGTGCGCGAGGCAGCGCTGCAGC GCGCCAGAGGGgaagcacagcagcagctggtCTCCGAGCAGTGGGACTTCTTGTGCCAGCTGGAGATGGTGGGGGAGGAGGGCGCCTTTGTGCTTGGCTGGCACGAGGTGCTGACAGAGGAAGAGCTGTCCACGACCCTGAAG GTGCTGTGCATGTCAGAAGAAGAATTCAGGGAGTATAAGGAAAAAGATGGCTGGGAAGAtgacagtgaggaagaggagaactCTACCCTTTCCAACGAGGCTCTCTCCAGACTTAAAGCCCCTTGCAAGAAGCTGCTTTATGACAGCGTGCTGCTGACCCTGGAGTCCTACGGGTCAGActtgaaagcagagcaggacttgCTAAATAACAAAGAGGCTTATGAGAAACTGAGTCGAAGGGAGCAGCAAGCTTTGCACGTGCGCTATGGACAGAAGAGGATCTTGCATCAGCTGCTAGAGCTGGTACACTAG
- the SETD6 gene encoding N-lysine methyltransferase SETD6 isoform X2, translating into MASAPKRPKAAAGSSARGRGSADPLSGFLAWCGRAGVQLSPKVRLSREGAVAGYGLLAAAELEEGEVLFSVPRSAVLSQHTSSIQALLQEAQEALQSQSGWVPLLLALLYEYTASDSPWQPYFSLWQDFRSLDHPMFWPEEERTRLLQGTGIPEAVDKDLANIHLEYSSIILPFMKSHPSIFDPKLHTLDLYKQLVAFVMAYSFQEPLEEEDEDEKGPNPPMMVPVADILNHVANHNANLEYSPCLRMVTTQPISKGQEIFNTYGQMANWQLLHMYGFAEPYPGNTNDTADIQMVTVREAALQRARGEAQQQLVSEQWDFLCQLEMVGEEGAFVLGWHEVLTEEELSTTLKVLCMSEEEFREYKEKDGWEDDSEEEENSTLSNEALSRLKAPCKKLLYDSVLLTLESYGSDLKAEQDLLNNKEAYEKLSRREQQALHVRYGQKRILHQLLELVH; encoded by the exons ATGGCGTCGGCGCCCAAGAGGCCCAAG GCGGCCGCCGGCAGCAGCGCCCGAGGGAGGGGCAGCGCCGATCCCCTCTCCGGCTTCCTGGCGTGGTGCGGGCGGGCCGGGGTGCAGCTCAGCCCCAAG GTCCGCCTGAGCAGGGAGGGGGCGGTGGCGGGGTACGGGCTGTTGGCcgccgcggagctggaggagggagaggttcTCTTCAGCGTCCCTCGCAGCGCCGTGCTGTCCCAGCACACCAGCTCCATCCAGGCCCTGCTGCAGGAAG CCCAGGAGGCCCTGCAGAGCCAGTCAGGGTGGGTGCCgctcctgctggccctgctgtATGAGTACACAGCCAGCGACTCGCCCTGGCAGCCTTATTTCTCCCTCTGGCAGGACTTCAGGAGCCTGGATCACCCCATGTTCTG GCCTGAAGAAGAGCGAACAAGGTTGCTGCAGGGCACGGGCATCCCAGAAGCTGTGGACAAGGACCTGGCTAACATCCACCTGGAGTACAGCTCCATCATCCTGCCTTTCATGAAGTCCCACCCCAGTATCTTTGACCCCAAGCTGCACACGCTGGACTTGTACAAGCAGCTGGTGGCATTTGTCATGGCCTACAG CTTTCAGGAGCCtttggaggaggaagatgaagatgagAAGGGGCCCAATCCTCCAATGATGGTGCCTGTAGCAGATATTTTGAATCATGTGGCCAACCACAATGCCAACCTGGAATACTCCCCT tgtTTACGAATGGTTACAACACAGCCCATCAGCAAGGGCCAAGAGATCTTCAACACCTATGGGCAGATGGCCAACTGGCAGCTCCTGCACATGTACGGCTTCGCAGAGCCCTACCCCGGCAACACCAACGACACGGCTGACATCCAGATGGTGACAGTGCGCGAGGCAGCGCTGCAGC GCGCCAGAGGGgaagcacagcagcagctggtCTCCGAGCAGTGGGACTTCTTGTGCCAGCTGGAGATGGTGGGGGAGGAGGGCGCCTTTGTGCTTGGCTGGCACGAGGTGCTGACAGAGGAAGAGCTGTCCACGACCCTGAAG GTGCTGTGCATGTCAGAAGAAGAATTCAGGGAGTATAAGGAAAAAGATGGCTGGGAAGAtgacagtgaggaagaggagaactCTACCCTTTCCAACGAGGCTCTCTCCAGACTTAAAGCCCCTTGCAAGAAGCTGCTTTATGACAGCGTGCTGCTGACCCTGGAGTCCTACGGGTCAGActtgaaagcagagcaggacttgCTAAATAACAAAGAGGCTTATGAGAAACTGAGTCGAAGGGAGCAGCAAGCTTTGCACGTGCGCTATGGACAGAAGAGGATCTTGCATCAGCTGCTAGAGCTGGTACACTAG